Proteins co-encoded in one Leptospira hartskeerlii genomic window:
- the nrfD gene encoding NrfD/PsrC family molybdoenzyme membrane anchor subunit, translated as MPNAIKEALDIQPLVTGGKSVRDVTEDILKPVEAFPTSLWWKAFILALTITVIDLAIIGYLVYEGLYILGINNPVGWGFFIVNFVFWIGIGHAGTLISAVLYLFRQEWRTGINRAAEAMTIFAVLTAASTLIIHIGRPWMGFWLFPYPNERGPLWVNFRSPLIWDTFAVSTYLSISLVFWYIGLIPDIAAVRDRATTPLRRKVYDILSFGWVGSNKAWSHLETVAMILAALSTPLVLSVHTIVSFDFAVSIVPGWHTTIFPPYFVAGAIFSGFAMVVTLMVIAREVFQLKDYITMKHLENMNKVIMVTGLIVGLAYSTEFFMAWYSGNEYEGFTFVNRAFGPYGWAYFIMFSCNVFAPQVFWSKKLRNSIPVMFIVSIIVNIGMWFERFVIVMTLHADFLPSSWDKYIPTVYDFMMLLGTFGIFFTMFLLFCRLLPVIAIAEVKTVMPHKDGGHH; from the coding sequence ATACCTAACGCAATCAAAGAAGCCCTGGATATCCAACCTTTAGTCACTGGCGGCAAGTCCGTCCGTGACGTTACCGAGGATATCCTCAAGCCGGTCGAAGCTTTCCCCACTTCTCTGTGGTGGAAGGCTTTCATTCTGGCTCTTACCATTACCGTAATCGATTTAGCTATCATCGGATACTTGGTATACGAAGGTCTTTACATCCTCGGGATCAACAATCCTGTAGGTTGGGGATTCTTCATCGTAAACTTCGTATTCTGGATCGGTATCGGTCACGCAGGAACTCTGATCTCTGCGGTTCTTTATCTGTTCCGCCAAGAGTGGAGAACCGGTATTAACCGTGCTGCGGAAGCGATGACCATCTTCGCGGTGTTAACTGCTGCATCCACCTTGATCATCCATATTGGACGTCCTTGGATGGGATTTTGGTTATTCCCTTATCCGAATGAAAGAGGACCTCTTTGGGTGAACTTCAGATCTCCTCTGATCTGGGATACATTTGCGGTTTCCACTTACTTGAGTATCTCTCTTGTTTTCTGGTATATCGGTTTGATCCCTGATATCGCGGCCGTGAGAGACAGGGCAACTACACCTCTTCGCAGAAAAGTTTATGATATTCTTTCCTTCGGATGGGTTGGATCCAACAAAGCATGGTCTCACTTAGAGACTGTTGCGATGATCCTTGCTGCATTGTCTACACCTCTGGTTCTTTCGGTGCACACAATCGTATCCTTCGACTTCGCGGTTTCCATCGTTCCTGGATGGCACACTACGATCTTCCCGCCTTACTTCGTTGCCGGTGCGATCTTCTCCGGATTTGCGATGGTGGTTACTTTGATGGTAATCGCAAGGGAAGTCTTCCAACTGAAAGATTATATCACCATGAAACACTTGGAAAACATGAACAAAGTGATCATGGTTACAGGTTTGATCGTGGGTCTTGCTTACTCCACTGAGTTCTTCATGGCTTGGTATTCAGGAAACGAATACGAAGGATTTACTTTCGTAAACAGAGCATTCGGTCCTTACGGATGGGCATACTTCATCATGTTCAGCTGTAACGTATTTGCTCCTCAGGTATTCTGGTCTAAAAAACTTAGAAATAGCATTCCTGTGATGTTCATCGTTTCCATCATCGTAAACATCGGTATGTGGTTCGAACGTTTCGTGATCGTAATGACATTACACGCGGACTTCTTGCCTTCCAGCTGGGATAAATACATTCCAACGGTTTACGATTTCATGATGTTACTCGGAACCTTCGGTATATTCTTCACTATGTTCCTTCTCTTCTGTAGATTACTTCCGGTAATCGCGATCGCGGAAGTGAAAACAGTAATGCCTCATAAAGATGGAGGTCATCATTAA
- a CDS encoding DUF3341 domain-containing protein, whose amino-acid sequence MYTPKKEQFHTFEETEHGVFGLFDTPAQIIDAAQKTKDKGYTNFDCFTPYPVHGLDDAMGLPRSGLPWVTFFMGIFGCTVGFGMQYLTHKYDWPINISGKSFNAWFAYIPITFEFTVFMAGLSTAAALFFLAKLPKTGRKVLHPDITTDKFALWIPSNSANYSEGSVTDFIKGLGSKHVETVK is encoded by the coding sequence ATGTATACTCCTAAGAAAGAACAGTTTCATACTTTCGAAGAAACAGAGCATGGAGTTTTCGGTTTATTCGATACTCCTGCTCAGATCATAGATGCGGCTCAAAAAACAAAAGATAAGGGTTACACCAACTTCGATTGTTTTACTCCGTATCCTGTCCACGGATTGGATGACGCAATGGGTCTTCCTCGTTCCGGACTTCCTTGGGTAACCTTCTTCATGGGGATTTTTGGATGCACAGTCGGTTTTGGAATGCAGTATTTAACTCATAAATACGATTGGCCGATCAATATCTCCGGAAAAAGTTTTAACGCTTGGTTTGCGTATATTCCGATCACATTCGAGTTTACAGTGTTCATGGCTGGACTTTCCACAGCTGCAGCTTTGTTCTTCCTGGCTAAACTTCCAAAAACCGGTCGTAAGGTTTTACATCCGGACATCACTACCGACAAATTCGCGCTTTGGATCCCTTCCAACTCTGCGAATTATTCAGAAGGTTCAGTGACCGACTTTATCAAAGGCCTCGGCTCTAAACATGTCGAGACGGTGAAATAG
- a CDS encoding c-type cytochrome, translating into MISLQRIFALSLAGLILWNCESKTPPMEYMPDMADSPAREAQEADSNFPNNTSLRLPPVGAVPQGHYPYEYAGFTDVEKLPNKGLTNPYKSDLVNLKRGEDRYQTYCSPCHGVRGQGNGTVVGPAPRLNAPREDGPMATLVSTKVKGFSDGQIYHVITEGNALMKSYASQVPTEDRWKIILYVRKLQEYDNRTAGK; encoded by the coding sequence ATGATTTCACTGCAAAGAATTTTTGCTCTTTCTCTCGCAGGTTTGATACTTTGGAACTGCGAGTCTAAGACTCCTCCTATGGAGTATATGCCGGACATGGCTGACTCTCCAGCAAGAGAAGCTCAGGAAGCGGACTCTAATTTTCCGAACAATACTTCCTTACGCCTTCCTCCTGTCGGAGCAGTTCCTCAGGGACATTACCCTTATGAGTATGCTGGCTTTACAGATGTCGAAAAACTTCCAAACAAGGGTTTAACTAATCCTTATAAATCGGATTTGGTTAATCTGAAACGCGGAGAAGATAGATATCAAACGTATTGCAGCCCTTGTCACGGTGTTAGAGGACAAGGAAATGGAACTGTTGTAGGTCCTGCTCCACGGTTAAACGCTCCTAGAGAAGATGGCCCTATGGCAACGTTAGTTTCCACAAAGGTAAAAGGATTTTCTGATGGGCAGATCTATCATGTCATTACTGAAGGAAACGCTTTGATGAAAAGTTATGCTTCTCAAGTTCCTACTGAGGATCGTTGGAAAATCATATTATATGTTCGTAAATTACAAGAATACGACAACAGAACGGCTGGTAAATAA
- a CDS encoding Lsa16 family lipoprotein adhesin, whose amino-acid sequence MKKLALNITILGIAALALGACSNTAQIVGNINCPTLEKGKLDPKVGILSDDQPDSVQVELLPVGTVVKVYDYRNHYYIAKKLVRIKTEKNEGWVDPVCLVVGQNPDDSVFKWAYRSDYKPFLDREDRDRYNHKNDPKDGPDAKGRSTDGFEYDVYKNLPKDKVPLADLAPELKK is encoded by the coding sequence ATGAAAAAATTAGCATTAAATATTACGATCCTCGGAATTGCAGCTCTCGCTTTGGGAGCTTGCTCCAACACTGCTCAAATCGTAGGGAATATTAACTGTCCTACATTAGAAAAGGGTAAATTGGATCCTAAAGTCGGAATTCTTTCCGACGACCAGCCCGATTCTGTTCAGGTTGAACTCCTTCCTGTAGGAACTGTAGTAAAGGTTTATGATTACAGAAACCACTACTATATCGCGAAAAAATTGGTCCGTATCAAGACCGAGAAAAACGAAGGTTGGGTAGATCCTGTTTGTTTGGTAGTCGGTCAGAATCCTGATGATTCAGTTTTCAAATGGGCATACCGCTCCGATTATAAACCTTTCTTGGACAGAGAGGACAGAGACAGATACAATCATAAGAATGATCCGAAAGATGGACCTGATGCAAAAGGGAGATCTACAGACGGATTCGAATATGATGTCTACAAGAACCTTCCAAAAGATAAGGTTCCTCTGGCAGATCTGGCACCTGAGCTGAAAAAGTAA
- a CDS encoding Lp29 family lipoprotein, whose translation MRLLVFSIFFIFLSNACASRYSLTQAGDVGTPTKQLTKKFRIAYLGFNTFKSTKLKNPDGTVDFEALSDPYSRTIKEPVGGNFPIPGENKPNGIRKDLSQEKVSKFVKSYLEVTGPTGIKELEKFLEIAKTGENYTYSFKNLPYDYYIVGLHYPVFEKTRNIGLNFITIFSSLFSVATLGILPSYEAYAANTKVLLYDKNLNLVKELEYDNNYSVWRALWISPNPKECRIGNLECLGMFSPTLGTNPPMVFEASSPKISADLSDFINTLK comes from the coding sequence ATGCGTTTACTCGTCTTTTCGATCTTCTTTATATTTTTATCCAATGCCTGTGCTTCTAGATATTCCCTGACTCAAGCCGGCGATGTGGGAACTCCTACAAAACAACTCACCAAAAAATTTAGGATCGCTTATTTAGGTTTTAACACTTTTAAATCCACTAAGTTAAAAAATCCTGATGGGACAGTCGACTTTGAAGCACTTTCCGATCCATATTCTCGCACGATCAAAGAACCTGTAGGCGGAAATTTTCCAATCCCAGGGGAGAACAAACCGAATGGGATTCGAAAGGATTTATCTCAGGAGAAGGTTTCGAAATTCGTAAAATCCTACTTAGAGGTAACAGGTCCTACAGGGATCAAAGAACTGGAAAAGTTTTTGGAAATCGCAAAAACAGGGGAGAATTATACTTACTCCTTCAAAAATCTTCCTTATGATTATTATATCGTAGGACTACATTATCCCGTTTTCGAAAAAACAAGGAATATCGGCCTAAACTTTATAACTATCTTTTCCAGTCTATTCAGTGTAGCAACCTTGGGGATCTTGCCTTCTTACGAGGCGTATGCTGCGAATACAAAAGTCCTATTATATGATAAAAACTTAAATTTGGTCAAAGAACTGGAATACGATAATAATTATTCTGTGTGGAGAGCGTTGTGGATCTCACCTAATCCTAAAGAGTGTAGAATTGGAAATTTAGAATGTTTAGGGATGTTCAGCCCAACATTGGGAACAAATCCGCCTATGGTATTCGAAGCAAGTTCTCCTAAGATTAGCGCTGACTTAAGTGATTTTATAAATACTTTAAAGTAA
- a CDS encoding DUF1577 domain-containing protein produces MQYFEKNSRALDYIVSKDQKKHVILKYLLDQELSLKIYPFDKKAVIKKYLEEDEKILIRMPEDWEETGEKKISLFKILAKYIEIDCQFLQKAEKDLYLLKVEKLAIAKLNRESTRVQVLNGKAVVTNLITPKTVIEANMFNIPTLIKVNLEDYKNRLKKNSTDNIVIETFKPGLDRKFEIVKRSRKSLLLEDAQNVNSYSESGPDRLDYSKDVDDDIATIIRKFKDQKIVSELIRPIIYKNHSDQPIPIGYIWIQSKDKKLSSDYLEELGRLSDEVVGRIKESNTIKTTEKFRVLDASPRGLKVKIHDPNLIDTLPKQEGFILDVLFKMQAPLTVSAAIRWWGKDEDEHLTLGLEFKSKSDHPGERDRYIKNLELMQKGAL; encoded by the coding sequence ATGCAATATTTTGAAAAGAACTCCAGAGCTTTAGATTATATAGTTTCCAAAGATCAAAAAAAGCACGTCATTCTGAAATATCTATTGGACCAGGAACTTTCTCTCAAGATCTATCCTTTCGATAAAAAGGCAGTGATCAAAAAGTATCTTGAAGAGGATGAAAAGATACTGATCCGTATGCCTGAAGATTGGGAAGAAACGGGAGAGAAGAAGATTTCCTTATTCAAAATACTCGCCAAATATATAGAAATTGACTGCCAGTTCCTTCAAAAAGCGGAGAAGGATCTTTACCTTTTAAAAGTAGAAAAACTGGCAATTGCGAAATTGAATCGAGAAAGTACTAGGGTCCAAGTCTTAAACGGAAAAGCTGTCGTTACGAATCTAATCACACCTAAAACGGTGATCGAAGCGAATATGTTCAATATTCCAACTTTGATAAAAGTGAATCTAGAGGATTATAAGAATCGTCTTAAAAAGAATAGCACTGATAATATAGTCATCGAAACATTTAAGCCTGGGTTAGATAGGAAGTTTGAGATCGTAAAACGTTCTCGCAAGTCTTTGCTATTGGAAGACGCACAGAATGTTAATTCGTATTCGGAATCAGGGCCGGATCGTTTAGATTATTCGAAAGACGTTGACGATGATATTGCTACTATTATCCGAAAGTTCAAAGATCAAAAGATTGTTTCAGAACTCATTCGGCCTATCATTTACAAAAATCATTCCGATCAACCGATCCCGATTGGTTATATTTGGATACAAAGTAAGGATAAAAAACTCAGTTCAGATTATTTGGAAGAGCTGGGAAGGCTCTCCGATGAGGTTGTGGGCCGGATCAAAGAATCAAATACTATCAAGACTACTGAAAAGTTCAGGGTTTTGGATGCTTCTCCTAGAGGACTTAAGGTCAAGATTCACGATCCGAATTTGATAGATACCTTGCCTAAACAAGAAGGTTTTATCTTAGACGTTCTTTTCAAAATGCAGGCCCCTTTGACTGTTTCTGCTGCGATCCGCTGGTGGGGAAAAGACGAAGATGAGCATTTAACCTTGGGCCTAGAGTTTAAGAGTAAATCGGATCATCCAGGAGAAAGAGATAGATATATTAAGAATTTAGAATTAATGCAGAAGGGAGCACTTTAA
- a CDS encoding DNA polymerase domain-containing protein: MNLQTAKGYLFDVYHAEDIVYLWLKNEEGVSQLFLDKFNPIIYARGEADLLKKLVKRLFELDAIEDIPVYENRNLFYENKTVPVLKIIITKPSILPKISRKLYALYGKFEIYHSDLDLPTSYMFQKGLFPLCKMEIDYTEDPGAKRVVNVRTEDSPSEMDYEVPKFKIMHLDLKKSHRINIENNPLIVRTDTDYHELSGTNPKRLLEKLDILLREEDPDILLTRHGDQVILPYLFYQSQRQGFLPALDRDRTTPIRRNISTKGTSYFTYGNIVFRAPSYPLFGRWHIDSKNSFVYKEADLMGVVELARLSRLPMQKMARASTGKALTYIETDVALRRGYLVPWQKSAVEAPKTALQLLEADKGGLVFQPDVSEGKTAENVAQLDFAQMYPSIMAMHNISPECVNCLCCINDETVPKAPDIGYRICNKRKGVVSEALEHVLDRRAYYKKQSKVTTGKQLANYEAKQASLKWMLVTSFGYLGYRNAKFGRLESHESVNAFGREKLLIAKETAEEFGYEFVHAITDSIFIKNYNSSPLSTSELDSLCLEIQKRTGIRMEVDGIYTWLLFPPSSQDSEMPVANRYMGRFQSGKLKCRGIGARRKDIPYFITSAQSEMLEWMKTKITIQELKRSESEILSIYHKYDSMIRQNNIAPENLLLLKSSSRELEEYEVMGATALSMMKLKDFGMDVQAGEKIKYLVLNQRSKTKDKRYMPEEELQLYPNKIKRTGFDKEYYRKMLVGVFREVWAEFASFKDFDSLIDPQGRLDF; the protein is encoded by the coding sequence ATGAACCTCCAGACCGCCAAAGGATATTTGTTCGACGTTTATCATGCGGAAGACATCGTATATCTTTGGCTAAAAAATGAAGAAGGCGTGTCCCAACTCTTCTTGGATAAATTTAATCCGATCATATATGCAAGAGGAGAAGCTGACCTACTTAAAAAATTAGTAAAACGTCTCTTCGAGTTAGATGCCATTGAAGATATTCCCGTTTACGAAAATAGAAACCTATTCTACGAAAATAAAACAGTTCCAGTCCTAAAAATAATCATTACTAAACCTTCTATCCTACCCAAGATTAGTCGCAAGCTATATGCCCTATATGGGAAATTCGAGATCTATCATTCTGATCTAGATCTTCCAACCAGCTATATGTTCCAGAAAGGCCTATTTCCCTTATGTAAAATGGAGATTGATTATACCGAAGATCCTGGAGCAAAAAGGGTCGTAAATGTAAGGACAGAAGATTCTCCCTCAGAAATGGATTATGAGGTCCCAAAATTCAAGATCATGCATTTAGATCTCAAAAAAAGCCATAGGATCAATATAGAAAACAATCCTTTGATTGTGAGAACGGATACTGATTACCATGAATTATCCGGAACAAACCCAAAAAGATTATTAGAAAAACTAGATATACTTTTAAGGGAAGAAGACCCGGATATTCTTCTGACCAGGCATGGAGACCAGGTCATTCTACCCTACTTGTTCTACCAATCCCAAAGACAAGGATTTCTTCCCGCATTGGACAGGGATAGAACCACTCCTATCCGAAGAAACATCAGCACCAAGGGAACCAGTTATTTTACGTATGGAAATATCGTATTTCGCGCACCTTCTTATCCTTTATTCGGAAGATGGCATATAGATTCAAAAAATAGTTTCGTATATAAGGAAGCGGATCTAATGGGAGTCGTGGAACTCGCTAGACTCTCCAGGCTTCCTATGCAAAAAATGGCAAGGGCATCCACAGGAAAGGCACTCACCTATATAGAAACGGATGTGGCATTAAGAAGAGGCTACTTAGTCCCTTGGCAAAAAAGTGCAGTAGAGGCTCCTAAAACAGCGCTCCAATTATTGGAAGCAGACAAAGGAGGTCTGGTTTTTCAACCGGATGTCAGTGAAGGTAAAACAGCGGAGAATGTCGCCCAATTGGATTTTGCTCAGATGTATCCCAGCATCATGGCAATGCATAATATCTCTCCTGAATGTGTAAACTGCTTATGCTGTATAAATGACGAAACAGTTCCAAAGGCACCGGACATAGGATATCGTATATGCAATAAACGTAAAGGAGTTGTTTCTGAGGCGTTAGAGCATGTGTTGGACAGAAGGGCCTATTACAAAAAACAATCCAAGGTCACCACCGGAAAACAACTGGCGAACTATGAAGCAAAACAAGCCAGTTTAAAATGGATGTTAGTTACTTCTTTCGGATACTTAGGTTATAGGAATGCAAAATTTGGAAGATTAGAAAGCCACGAAAGTGTAAACGCATTTGGAAGAGAAAAACTTTTAATTGCAAAAGAAACTGCAGAGGAGTTCGGGTATGAGTTCGTTCATGCGATCACTGACAGTATATTTATCAAAAACTATAATTCTTCTCCTTTGAGCACATCCGAATTGGATTCTTTGTGCTTGGAAATACAAAAACGGACCGGGATCAGAATGGAAGTAGATGGGATCTATACCTGGTTACTTTTTCCTCCTTCCAGTCAGGATTCCGAAATGCCTGTAGCAAACAGGTATATGGGAAGATTCCAGTCCGGGAAATTGAAATGCAGAGGAATAGGAGCCAGAAGAAAAGATATACCTTATTTTATCACAAGCGCTCAAAGCGAAATGCTGGAATGGATGAAGACTAAGATAACGATCCAAGAACTAAAAAGATCTGAATCGGAAATTTTATCTATCTATCATAAATACGATTCTATGATCCGACAAAATAATATCGCTCCTGAAAATCTTCTACTTCTCAAATCCAGTTCCAGAGAGCTGGAAGAGTATGAAGTAATGGGGGCCACGGCACTTTCCATGATGAAACTTAAGGATTTTGGAATGGATGTACAGGCGGGAGAAAAAATAAAATATTTAGTATTGAACCAAAGATCAAAAACCAAAGATAAAAGGTATATGCCGGAAGAAGAATTACAACTCTATCCGAACAAGATTAAAAGAACAGGTTTCGATAAAGAATATTATAGAAAAATGTTAGTTGGGGTTTTCAGAGAAGTTTGGGCAGAATTTGCTTCCTTTAAGGACTTTGATTCTCTTATAGACCCTCAAGGAAGGCTTGATTTTTAG
- a CDS encoding Pycsar system effector family protein — translation MESDHFKTVRARSAVDYLFRTVHQHHSQLSQMADQKANILIAASFVILSLSLGYVQRPTYRTGLLTLMVFIVIAASLAILAVMPTFKQKKNGKSNPLFFGHFAPMSEKEFMTKMEEIASEDSSLYEALTRDLYHLGKSLYFTKYRYLRWSYRCLLVGVTSSMILIFLEIKGII, via the coding sequence ATGGAATCAGATCATTTCAAAACGGTCCGCGCTCGTTCTGCAGTAGATTATCTTTTTAGGACCGTTCACCAACATCATTCTCAACTCAGCCAGATGGCGGACCAAAAGGCGAATATTCTGATCGCTGCATCATTCGTAATACTTTCACTTTCCTTAGGATATGTCCAAAGACCTACCTATAGAACGGGCCTGCTGACTCTGATGGTATTTATCGTAATTGCAGCGAGCTTAGCGATACTTGCAGTGATGCCTACGTTCAAACAGAAGAAGAACGGTAAATCAAATCCTTTGTTTTTCGGACATTTTGCTCCTATGAGTGAAAAAGAATTTATGACTAAGATGGAAGAGATCGCTTCGGAAGATTCTTCTTTGTATGAAGCCTTGACTAGAGATTTGTATCATTTGGGAAAATCCCTCTACTTTACAAAGTATAGATATTTGAGATGGAGTTATCGTTGTCTTTTAGTGGGCGTTACTTCTTCCATGATCTTAATATTTCTAGAAATTAAAGGAATTATTTAA